A single region of the Thermoanaerobacterium aotearoense genome encodes:
- a CDS encoding ABC transporter ATP-binding protein: MSLLSIKDVSIDFGGIKALIDVNIELEKGSLTGLIGPNGAGKSTVFNIITGIYKPTSGKVTFNGKTISQKPYNNTKLGIARTFQNIRLFKNLTVLDNVKIAQHIHVQYRLLSSFLQYKKYLDGEKSQDKQAMDLLKIFNLDKHALNLAKNLPYGEQRRLEIARALATKPKLLLLDEPAAGMNPQETKELTDTIRFVRDKFDITILLIEHDMSLVMDLCEDIYVMNYGKIIAHGTPDEIKRNPEVIAAYLGEEDIDEKEILSIEGGV, translated from the coding sequence GGCATAAAAGCCTTGATAGACGTCAATATAGAACTGGAAAAAGGCTCTCTTACAGGACTTATAGGGCCTAATGGTGCAGGAAAATCAACAGTATTCAATATAATAACAGGGATATACAAACCAACATCAGGCAAAGTAACATTTAACGGAAAAACCATATCTCAAAAACCGTACAACAACACGAAACTTGGCATAGCAAGAACATTTCAAAACATACGTCTATTTAAAAACTTAACTGTCCTTGACAATGTAAAAATAGCCCAGCACATTCACGTGCAATACAGGCTTTTAAGCTCCTTTCTGCAGTACAAAAAATACTTAGATGGAGAAAAATCTCAAGACAAACAAGCGATGGACCTCCTTAAAATCTTCAATCTTGACAAACACGCTTTAAACCTTGCTAAAAATCTGCCATACGGTGAGCAGAGAAGGCTGGAAATAGCAAGAGCACTGGCAACAAAGCCAAAGCTATTACTTTTAGATGAGCCTGCAGCAGGAATGAATCCACAAGAGACAAAAGAACTTACAGACACAATAAGATTCGTAAGGGACAAATTTGACATAACAATACTCTTGATTGAACACGACATGTCGCTGGTGATGGATCTTTGCGAAGACATATACGTCATGAACTACGGGAAAATAATCGCACATGGCACACCAGATGAAATCAAGAGAAATCCAGAAGTAATAGCAGCATACCTTGGAGAAGAAGACATTGATGAAAAAGAAATTTTATCAATAGAAGGAGGTGTTTAA
- a CDS encoding ABC transporter ATP-binding protein, translating into MLEIKDLNVSYGMVNALKGIDLKVNDGEIVTIIGANGAGKSTTLMTISGILKPKKGYIKFNDVDITKKPAQNIVDMGICQVPEGRRIFANMTVMENLEMGAYLRKDKMVKSDMEKVFHLFPRLKERHKQIAGTLSGGEQQMLAIGRALMSKPKVLLLDEPSMGLAPIVVQDIFKTIKNINEDGTTILLVEQNAKMALSIADRAYVLETGNISLEGTASVLKDDERVKKSYLGG; encoded by the coding sequence GTGTTAGAAATAAAAGATCTCAACGTCTCCTACGGAATGGTAAACGCCTTAAAAGGCATAGACTTAAAAGTAAATGACGGTGAAATTGTGACAATAATAGGTGCAAATGGCGCAGGCAAAAGCACAACTTTAATGACGATATCAGGCATATTGAAGCCAAAAAAAGGCTACATCAAATTCAACGATGTAGACATAACGAAAAAACCTGCCCAAAACATAGTGGATATGGGCATCTGCCAAGTGCCAGAAGGAAGAAGAATATTTGCCAACATGACTGTAATGGAAAACCTTGAGATGGGAGCATACCTCAGGAAAGACAAAATGGTAAAAAGCGACATGGAAAAAGTGTTTCACCTATTTCCACGTCTAAAAGAAAGACACAAACAGATTGCCGGTACATTAAGCGGTGGTGAACAGCAGATGCTAGCCATAGGAAGAGCATTGATGTCAAAGCCAAAGGTGCTTTTATTAGACGAACCATCGATGGGGCTTGCGCCGATTGTAGTACAAGACATATTCAAGACAATAAAAAATATAAATGAAGACGGCACAACCATCCTTTTAGTAGAACAAAACGCTAAAATGGCACTATCTATTGCAGATAGGGCATACGTCCTTGAAACAGGCAATATCTCTCTTGAAGGTACTGCATCTGTCTTAAAAGACGATGAAAGGGTTAAAAAGTCATACTTAGGAGGATAA
- the modA gene encoding molybdate ABC transporter substrate-binding protein gives MRNMKHFPMLIFILLILLLFGGCGQEKENMSSNKTENTKNIMVFAGAGLKDALPEVAKKYNRLHPDIKISFNFAGLGVLQQQIEQGASCDILLGPGEKQWNTLRSENLIDKLTEKKILSDKMVLVTPKESQKVKSFQDLTLPDVDKIAIGDPALVPGGEWAKDVLTNLGLWDKVSSKIILAKDVQEIRGYIETGNVDAGLLWKSNTTNNNKIRIVADAPENSCPPIFFRGAVINSSQEKETALDFLNYLKSQEASQVFKKYGYVPLDQKQ, from the coding sequence ATGAGAAATATGAAACATTTTCCCATGTTGATATTTATATTATTAATTCTATTATTATTTGGAGGTTGTGGACAGGAAAAGGAAAATATGTCATCTAATAAAACGGAAAATACAAAAAACATTATGGTATTTGCAGGAGCAGGACTTAAGGATGCACTTCCAGAAGTAGCAAAAAAATATAACCGACTTCATCCAGATATAAAAATTTCTTTTAATTTTGCAGGTCTTGGTGTGCTCCAGCAACAAATTGAACAAGGAGCCTCCTGCGATATACTTTTAGGTCCCGGAGAAAAGCAATGGAATACTCTAAGAAGTGAAAATTTAATTGATAAATTAACAGAAAAAAAGATTCTATCTGATAAAATGGTTCTTGTTACGCCAAAAGAAAGCCAAAAGGTTAAAAGCTTTCAGGACCTTACTTTACCTGATGTAGATAAAATTGCTATTGGAGATCCTGCTCTTGTTCCCGGAGGTGAGTGGGCTAAAGATGTATTAACAAATTTAGGACTTTGGGACAAAGTAAGTTCTAAAATTATTCTGGCAAAAGATGTTCAGGAAATCAGAGGCTATATAGAAACAGGAAATGTAGACGCTGGTTTGCTTTGGAAATCAAATACTACAAATAATAATAAGATTAGGATTGTTGCAGATGCACCCGAAAATTCTTGCCCTCCAATTTTCTTTAGAGGAGCAGTTATAAATAGCAGCCAAGAAAAAGAAACGGCTCTTGATTTTTTAAACTACCTTAAAAGTCAGGAAGCATCACAGGTTTTTAAAAAATATGGATATGTACCTTTAGACCAGAAACAATAA
- the modB gene encoding molybdate ABC transporter permease subunit, producing the protein MIYPIFLSIKVAIIATLISFVVGIFFARLFFVKNFPGKEAIEAIFFLPMVLPPTVTGFILLILFGKHGPLGFLIRKIFNSQLLFTWWAAVIASSVVAFPLMYQSAKAAFESVDIKQERAARILGANELRVFCTITMPLAWPGILSGVVLSFARAIGEFGATLMTAGNIPGKTQTIPMVIYFAVESGDYKTAIYLVVVIILFSFGMIFWLNWLSRKKVLKYTKKQRQ; encoded by the coding sequence ATGATATATCCTATATTCTTGTCAATAAAAGTAGCTATTATAGCTACTCTTATATCATTTGTAGTTGGTATCTTTTTTGCTCGCCTGTTTTTTGTAAAAAACTTTCCTGGGAAAGAAGCTATTGAAGCCATTTTTTTTCTACCAATGGTTTTACCACCAACAGTTACGGGTTTTATTCTCCTGATTCTTTTTGGTAAACATGGACCTTTAGGTTTTCTCATTAGAAAAATATTTAACAGTCAATTATTGTTTACATGGTGGGCTGCTGTAATTGCTTCTTCTGTGGTCGCATTTCCTTTGATGTATCAAAGTGCCAAAGCAGCTTTTGAAAGCGTTGATATAAAGCAGGAGCGGGCTGCTCGTATTTTAGGTGCAAACGAGTTGCGGGTTTTTTGTACTATTACGATGCCTCTTGCTTGGCCTGGTATTTTATCGGGTGTTGTTCTTTCCTTTGCAAGAGCTATTGGTGAGTTTGGAGCAACATTGATGACTGCGGGTAATATCCCAGGAAAGACACAAACAATTCCTATGGTAATTTATTTTGCGGTGGAAAGTGGGGATTACAAAACTGCTATCTACTTAGTTGTTGTGATTATACTATTTTCTTTTGGAATGATTTTTTGGCTAAATTGGTTATCAAGGAAAAAAGTTTTGAAGTATACAAAAAAACAAAGGCAATAA
- a CDS encoding Rossmann-like domain-containing protein — MSFYDNLKSVFRKIVDENGLLKESIEVKASILSPKDALGATKRTDYVLLKGKERLMQAEFKGSYGQAFTDSLNDFHGSIGEILELPLKNNYERAIFISSLNAIMRHLRLADHTVHCKNNDLENCAQKIAYFIVEKYGQPRICFVGLQPALVETCASKFSVKVLDLDKDNIGKEKSGVLILDGEKDYNDAIEWCDIALVTGSVIVNGTIENILKVQKPLIFFGTTAAGTAKLMGWERFCPCSY; from the coding sequence ATGAGTTTTTATGATAATTTAAAGTCTGTGTTTAGAAAAATCGTTGACGAAAATGGGCTATTAAAAGAAAGTATAGAAGTTAAAGCCTCTATACTTTCTCCTAAGGATGCTCTTGGTGCGACGAAACGTACAGACTATGTGCTTCTGAAAGGCAAAGAAAGACTTATGCAGGCAGAATTTAAAGGGTCCTATGGACAGGCATTTACTGATTCATTAAATGATTTTCATGGTTCTATTGGGGAGATACTGGAACTTCCACTTAAAAACAATTATGAAAGAGCTATTTTTATTTCCTCCTTAAATGCAATTATGCGACATCTGCGTTTGGCTGATCACACCGTACACTGCAAAAACAATGATTTAGAAAACTGTGCTCAAAAAATAGCCTATTTCATTGTTGAAAAATATGGACAACCGCGTATATGTTTTGTAGGGCTACAACCTGCTTTAGTAGAAACATGTGCCTCCAAATTTTCCGTTAAAGTGCTTGACCTGGATAAAGACAACATAGGCAAAGAAAAAAGTGGTGTTTTGATACTGGATGGAGAGAAAGATTATAATGATGCAATAGAATGGTGTGATATAGCATTAGTGACAGGGAGTGTTATTGTTAATGGAACGATTGAAAATATTTTAAAAGTTCAAAAACCATTGATCTTTTTTGGAACAACTGCCGCCGGGACTGCTAAGTTAATGGGATGGGAAAGATTTTGCCCTTGTTCTTATTGA